The window GTTCATGGTCTCCTGCACGTCCTTGGGAGGCTCTATTTCCTTAAGTTCGGTACGCACTATATCTATGCCCCAACTGCTCGTTTCCTCAAGGAGCGTCTTGTGGAGTTCGGAATTTATCTTCCCTCTTTCGCTGTTGGCGGACTTGAGCGTAAGCGTCCCTATTATGTTCCTCAGGGTCGTCCTCGCGAGATTCACTATCTGCCACTGGTAATTATTCACGTTATACTGGGAATTCTTTACGCTGGTCTCGTCGGCCCTTACCTTGAAATAGACCTGGGCGTCCACCCTCGCGTTAAGATTATCATTTGTTATTATCTCCTGTGGTTCGGCATCCACCATCTGTTCAGTGATGTTGACGAGGTACATCATGTCAATTATCGGTATGACCCAGTTGAACCCCGGCATGGCAAGACGGTTATACCGGCCGAGCCTTTCTACCAGTCCCCTGTGCGTAGGCCTGACTATCCTTATCCCCAGGAAAAATATCACGACCGCCACCAGCAATACGATCTTTAAAATAGACATAGGACCCCCCTTCTTGGACCATAGAACTACCGTTCAAAACATCAGGATAATGATCTGCTCTTTCGCATGATTATACCATTTTCGGGGAGAAATCGCATGAAACTATTTGTGGAAACCATTATGCCGATGTCTCTTCCGGGAAGACATCTATCCGGTTTCGGTCTGGCGCTTGATAAGTTCCTGTTCGATCGCTTTTTTCGTGTTCCGCAGGTCAAGCATACCGGCAAGGTGGGTCCCGTCCACGTCGTCCACTACAGGCACCTGTTCTATTTTCTGTTCGCCCATGAACGCTAGCGCGGACTCAAGCGGCAATGAAGAGGGTATCCTGTGTTCCATGGGAAGAAGCGCGTCGCCTGCCACCATCCAGTCCCAGCAGCCGTGGTCGACCAATATCTCCTTGAGGTTATCCAGCGTAATTACGCCTATTACCTTATCCTTTTCGTCCGTGACCGGATACACAAGGAACGGGTTATTCGAGAACATCTCGAACACTGCGCGTATCTTCCTGTTCTCACGGATAGGTATCGCCTCTTTTTCCATGACGTCGTTAACTCGCAGCGACGCGATAACGTCCTCTTCAGTCACGTTCCGGCCGGTCTCACGGGCCTTACTTACGGCCCACTTGACAAGGGATGGCCCGATAAGTTGCACTATCAGGGTCGTCGCGGTCACCCCGAATATGACCATATCCCCCAACGACATTGTATCCGTGACCTTTATGTTCCCCAGATGCGTGCTTGCCATTATCGAAAGGCCTATCGCGACACCCCCCTGGCAGAAAAGACCGATACCCGTGTACTTCTGCACGTTCTCATGGGCCCCTGATATCTTCGCGCCTATATAGGCGCCCGTTATCTTGCCGATGCTTCGGCCGGCCACATACACCAGTACTATAGCCCATAACCAGAGCGGCATATTAGCTACACCGAGACGCGCCCCGACCAGCACAAAGAACATCACGTAAATAGGTACGGAGAAATTCTTTACAAGGGAAAAAAGCTCCTGGCTGGTCTTCGGCGCGAGATTGACCAGCACTATCCCCATGGTCATGGTGACCAATATGACGTCCATCTCTATGACATCAGCGAACCCTATTACCAGAAGCAGCGTTCCCACCGCAAGCGCCAGCATTCGTTCTTTCTTCTGGCTCAGTGTCTTCATGGCGAACTCCAGGAGGAACCCGCTCATCGCGCCAAGCAGTATGGACCCGAAAAGGTCTTTGCATATCTTTAACGCTTCCGCGCCCAGGCTAGCAGTGCCCCCGGTAAGCATCCCGGCTACACCCGTACCTATACCGTAA of the Candidatus Omnitrophota bacterium genome contains:
- a CDS encoding cation:proton antiporter, giving the protein METVNIGILMLLGIGVFGGILGAWVFQKLRVPQVVGYIVIGILIGESGLHIVKHADMVKLESFNWFALGIIGFLVGGELHADIFRKYGKQFMAILFGEGLLAFMMVSVPVTLIVQSIIHAWAPALASGIVFGAIASATDPASTVEVLWEYRTRGVLTAALIAIVALDDALAMTLYGIGTGVAGMLTGGTASLGAEALKICKDLFGSILLGAMSGFLLEFAMKTLSQKKERMLALAVGTLLLVIGFADVIEMDVILVTMTMGIVLVNLAPKTSQELFSLVKNFSVPIYVMFFVLVGARLGVANMPLWLWAIVLVYVAGRSIGKITGAYIGAKISGAHENVQKYTGIGLFCQGGVAIGLSIMASTHLGNIKVTDTMSLGDMVIFGVTATTLIVQLIGPSLVKWAVSKARETGRNVTEEDVIASLRVNDVMEKEAIPIRENRKIRAVFEMFSNNPFLVYPVTDEKDKVIGVITLDNLKEILVDHGCWDWMVAGDALLPMEHRIPSSLPLESALAFMGEQKIEQVPVVDDVDGTHLAGMLDLRNTKKAIEQELIKRQTETG
- a CDS encoding SPFH/Band 7/PHB domain protein, with translation MSILKIVLLVAVVIFFLGIRIVRPTHRGLVERLGRYNRLAMPGFNWVIPIIDMMYLVNITEQMVDAEPQEIITNDNLNARVDAQVYFKVRADETSVKNSQYNVNNYQWQIVNLARTTLRNIIGTLTLKSANSERGKINSELHKTLLEETSSWGIDIVRTELKEIEPPKDVQETMNKVVKAENEKVAAVDFATATETAADGARRAEIKKADGVKQAKVLEAQGEAEAIRLVNEAAEKYFVGNAQVLRKLQAVENALKNNAKIVVPSNAELVNVVGEMAGVLPLDRK